The following proteins are co-located in the Methylocystis sp. ATCC 49242 genome:
- the repC gene encoding plasmid replication protein RepC: MQRQATTPFGRRSLSLAMVASQAATKEFTSRPDASETVVHKWRLFRALTEAKAPLGVTDRALSVLHALLSFHQETALMLEKEFKSSETEAAPGIIVFPSNKELSIRAHGMAPATLRRHIAVLVEAGLIIRRDSPNGKRFARRGKGGEIADAFGFDLTPLVARAAEIENLAEEIRAENRAMALLREKITLARRDIAKMIETAIEEGVPGDWEARHGDYQALTIRQVRKMTRTDLEALATELVALAAEINTLLENHVKRQNITANESQTERHIQNQTTNISDLEPSLQEGRGTASGFNNGGLGTPSAPEPEIDATKPSKLDVKSQPPRTYPLGMVLDACPDILDFAPSGISSWRDLIATAGTVRSALGVSPDAWSQALDVLGEHDATVVIAAILQRGEEIKSAGGYLRVLTAKARAGEFSLGPVLMALLRGKAAKAARERKRAG, encoded by the coding sequence ATGCAAAGACAAGCAACGACGCCCTTTGGGCGGCGATCGCTTTCGCTCGCCATGGTGGCGAGCCAGGCGGCGACGAAAGAATTCACGTCTCGTCCAGACGCGTCAGAAACCGTCGTCCATAAATGGCGACTGTTTCGGGCGCTGACGGAGGCAAAAGCACCGCTTGGCGTCACCGACCGGGCGTTATCGGTTTTGCACGCGCTGCTGAGCTTCCATCAGGAGACGGCGCTGATGCTGGAGAAGGAATTCAAATCCTCGGAAACTGAGGCGGCTCCTGGGATCATCGTCTTTCCGTCGAACAAGGAGCTATCGATCCGCGCGCACGGGATGGCGCCGGCGACGCTGCGGCGGCATATCGCCGTGCTGGTCGAGGCCGGGCTCATTATTCGGCGCGACTCGCCCAATGGCAAACGTTTCGCGCGGCGAGGGAAGGGGGGCGAGATCGCGGACGCCTTCGGTTTCGATCTCACTCCTCTCGTCGCCCGCGCCGCAGAAATCGAGAATCTCGCCGAGGAAATCCGCGCTGAAAACCGCGCCATGGCGCTGCTGCGCGAAAAGATCACTCTGGCGCGGCGGGACATCGCCAAGATGATCGAGACGGCGATAGAAGAGGGCGTTCCGGGCGATTGGGAGGCCCGCCACGGCGACTACCAGGCGCTCACCATTCGCCAGGTGCGCAAGATGACGAGGACAGACCTGGAGGCCTTGGCGACGGAACTTGTCGCTCTCGCGGCCGAGATCAATACTTTGCTGGAAAATCACGTAAAACGGCAAAATATAACCGCCAATGAGTCTCAGACTGAGCGGCATATACAGAATCAAACCACAAACATTTCTGATCTTGAACCTAGCCTTCAAGAAGGCAGGGGCACTGCGTCCGGATTTAACAACGGAGGTTTGGGGACCCCATCAGCGCCAGAGCCTGAAATCGATGCAACCAAGCCCTCCAAATTGGACGTTAAATCTCAACCGCCGCGAACCTATCCGCTCGGCATGGTCCTCGACGCCTGCCCAGATATCCTGGACTTTGCGCCAAGCGGGATTTCTTCTTGGCGGGATCTCATCGCGACGGCGGGGACAGTGCGATCGGCATTGGGCGTTTCGCCCGACGCCTGGTCGCAGGCGCTCGACGTCTTGGGCGAGCACGACGCCACGGTGGTCATTGCGGCAATTCTCCAGCGTGGCGAGGAAATCAAATCCGCGGGCGGCTATCTCCGTGTCCTGACCGCGAAAGCGAGGGCAGGGGAGTTTTCGCTTGGCCCGGTTCTGATGGCGTTACTGCGCGGGAAGGCCGCAAAAGCAGCGCGCGAGCGAAAACGAGCGGGATGA
- the repB gene encoding plasmid partitioning protein RepB — MSRKALFANLKPASVSAAESEATVKSEDRTGDDKSVADPIRAARLRSRPILGAPELIKTAAAPVGALGQSLSEFKAQSERASAIERQLAEGQAVVDLDPTLIDPSFVKDRMPTSKEAHARLVEAIREHGQQVPILVRPHPSNMGRYQVAYGHRRLRAALELQRTVRAVVKALSDDELVIAQGQENNERQDLSFIEKARFARDLEEKGFKRDTIMTALSVYKSDLSNMLSVISRIPEDVVNAIGPALGIGRRGWIDLAERFSDPFVAESVAALILAPDFLALESDQRFRQAHAVARPSIERPRFENWTTAEGAKFAKIVQNAEKISVTIDRRVVPEFGDYILERLQSLYEEFKSRR, encoded by the coding sequence ATGAGCCGGAAAGCTCTTTTCGCCAATTTGAAACCTGCTTCAGTTTCGGCAGCCGAGAGCGAAGCGACGGTCAAATCCGAAGATCGTACAGGGGACGACAAGTCGGTCGCTGATCCGATTAGAGCGGCGAGACTTAGGTCTCGGCCAATTCTAGGTGCTCCGGAGCTCATAAAGACAGCCGCCGCACCTGTCGGTGCACTAGGGCAATCGCTCAGCGAATTCAAGGCTCAATCCGAGCGCGCGTCCGCAATTGAGCGCCAGCTCGCCGAGGGACAGGCTGTCGTTGATCTTGATCCAACTCTGATTGATCCTTCTTTTGTGAAGGATCGTATGCCAACGAGTAAGGAGGCGCACGCTCGATTAGTTGAAGCCATTCGAGAGCATGGGCAACAGGTGCCGATTCTAGTCCGCCCTCATCCGAGTAACATGGGGCGGTACCAGGTTGCATATGGCCATCGCCGCCTTCGCGCTGCATTGGAGCTTCAGCGAACCGTTCGCGCCGTCGTCAAGGCTCTTTCCGACGACGAACTCGTCATCGCTCAAGGGCAGGAAAACAATGAGCGACAAGATTTGTCGTTCATCGAAAAGGCAAGATTCGCGCGCGACTTGGAAGAGAAGGGATTCAAGCGCGATACGATTATGACTGCGCTTTCCGTGTACAAGAGCGATCTTTCGAACATGCTCTCGGTCATTTCGCGAATTCCCGAGGACGTCGTCAACGCTATCGGACCCGCGCTTGGGATCGGACGACGAGGATGGATCGACCTCGCAGAGCGATTTTCCGACCCCTTCGTCGCAGAATCAGTAGCAGCCTTGATTTTGGCACCGGACTTCCTCGCCCTCGAAAGCGATCAGCGGTTTCGGCAGGCGCACGCTGTGGCGAGACCGAGCATTGAACGGCCTCGGTTTGAAAACTGGACGACGGCTGAGGGCGCAAAATTCGCCAAAATTGTGCAGAACGCCGAAAAGATTTCGGTGACGATCGACCGTCGAGTTGTCCCTGAATTTGGAGATTACATCCTCGAGCGATTGCAGTCGCTTTATGAGGAGTTCAAATCCCGTCGATGA
- the repA gene encoding plasmid partitioning protein RepA, which translates to MAHKPATLSQGTELRTLIQRHAQNLSEQLQAHQRNNFPPSAEKSIRLFSPAEAAKLIGIHEGYLRQVASEGRGIAATVTNGRRSYSVEDIQNIRRILDQSARGDRRYLPHRVDGEHLQIITVMNFKGGSGKTTTSAHLSQYLALHGYRVLAIDLDPQASLSALFGSQPELDVGPNETLYGAIRYDEHRRSISEVVRGTYIPNLHLIPAHLELMEFEHETPRALMRRDPGDLMFFGRIAQAVAEAQNLYDIVVIDCPPQLGYLTLSALSAATAVLITIHPQMLDVLSMAQFLTMTGDLLEVVADAGGTTNYDWMNYLVTRFEPSDGPQNQMVAFLRSIFGQHVLIHPMLKSTAISDASITNQTLYEVERQQFTRSTYDRAIESMNQVNGEIEGLIRRAWGRAA; encoded by the coding sequence ATGGCACACAAACCAGCCACTCTTTCGCAGGGGACAGAACTGAGGACGCTAATTCAGCGGCACGCTCAAAATCTGTCGGAGCAGTTGCAGGCGCATCAGCGAAACAATTTTCCTCCTTCCGCCGAAAAAAGTATCCGCCTTTTTTCGCCCGCGGAAGCGGCAAAATTGATCGGAATTCACGAGGGGTACTTGCGGCAGGTTGCGTCAGAGGGGCGGGGAATCGCCGCGACGGTGACGAACGGTAGGCGGTCTTACTCGGTGGAGGACATTCAGAATATCCGCCGCATTCTCGATCAGAGTGCCCGAGGGGATCGTCGCTATCTACCTCATCGGGTTGATGGCGAGCATTTGCAGATCATCACCGTGATGAACTTCAAAGGAGGATCAGGGAAGACGACGACATCCGCGCATTTGTCGCAGTACTTGGCTCTGCATGGTTACCGCGTCCTTGCGATTGATCTCGATCCGCAGGCCAGCCTGTCCGCTCTTTTCGGTTCGCAGCCCGAGCTAGACGTAGGACCGAACGAAACACTTTACGGCGCGATTCGATACGACGAGCATCGTCGATCAATCAGCGAAGTTGTTAGAGGAACCTACATTCCCAACCTGCATTTGATTCCTGCCCATCTCGAGTTGATGGAATTTGAGCACGAGACGCCGAGAGCGCTAATGCGGCGTGACCCCGGGGATTTGATGTTTTTCGGGCGTATCGCTCAAGCAGTAGCTGAGGCTCAGAATTTGTACGACATTGTCGTCATCGATTGCCCTCCGCAGCTTGGCTACTTGACACTGTCAGCGTTGAGCGCCGCAACTGCAGTTCTGATCACAATACACCCTCAGATGCTTGACGTGTTGTCGATGGCGCAATTCCTAACGATGACGGGAGATCTCTTGGAGGTCGTCGCTGATGCGGGAGGGACAACCAATTACGACTGGATGAATTACCTCGTAACGAGGTTCGAACCTAGCGACGGCCCTCAAAACCAAATGGTCGCGTTCCTGAGGTCAATATTTGGGCAGCATGTGCTCATTCATCCAATGCTGAAAAGCACGGCGATTTCAGACGCATCGATCACCAACCAAACCCTGTATGAGGTTGAAAGACAGCAGTTTACGCGATCAACTTACGATCGCGCCATCGAATCCATGAACCAGGTCAACGGAGAGATCGAAGGCTTGATCCGTCGAGCTTGGGGGAGAGCAGCATGA
- a CDS encoding ArdC family protein, which produces MKTERFDIHQHITNQIIAAIESGTGEFRLPWHRSAGNIMRPVNIASKNAYRGVNILTLWAAADELGYSSGTWGTYKQWAEAGAQVRKGEKAAYVVFYKEIAVASEDSDEAETRLFARATPVFAAEQVDGYQAPVVEDVATVFSPIEAAETFVAQTGAIVHHGGTRAYYRPSTDSIQLPLREAFVGSPTSTPAEAYASTKLHELIHWTSAEARCNRQLGKRFGDDAYAMEELVAELGAAFLCADLRITDAPRPDHAQYLDCWLRVLKADKKAIFTAASKASEAVTFLATLQGA; this is translated from the coding sequence ATGAAGACCGAACGCTTCGACATTCACCAGCACATCACCAACCAGATCATTGCCGCCATTGAGTCCGGCACCGGCGAATTCCGCCTCCCCTGGCATCGCTCAGCCGGCAACATCATGCGCCCCGTCAATATCGCCTCGAAGAACGCCTATCGCGGCGTCAACATCCTCACCCTCTGGGCGGCCGCTGATGAGTTGGGTTATTCGTCCGGCACCTGGGGCACCTACAAGCAATGGGCCGAGGCCGGAGCACAGGTCCGCAAAGGCGAGAAAGCCGCTTACGTCGTCTTCTACAAGGAGATCGCCGTCGCTTCTGAAGACAGCGACGAGGCCGAAACTCGCCTCTTCGCCCGCGCCACGCCAGTCTTCGCCGCCGAGCAGGTCGACGGCTACCAAGCGCCCGTGGTTGAAGATGTTGCGACCGTCTTCTCGCCGATCGAGGCGGCCGAAACCTTCGTCGCCCAGACCGGCGCAATCGTTCATCACGGCGGCACCCGCGCCTACTACCGCCCATCGACCGACAGCATTCAGCTGCCTTTGCGCGAGGCTTTTGTCGGTTCGCCGACCAGCACCCCCGCCGAAGCTTACGCCTCAACCAAGCTGCACGAGCTCATTCACTGGACGAGCGCCGAGGCTCGCTGCAATCGCCAGCTCGGCAAGCGCTTCGGCGATGACGCCTACGCCATGGAGGAATTGGTGGCCGAGCTCGGTGCCGCCTTCCTGTGCGCCGATCTGCGGATCACCGACGCCCCGCGTCCGGATCACGCCCAATATCTCGATTGCTGGCTGCGCGTCCTGAAGGCCGACAAGAAGGCCATCTTCACCGCCGCCTCGAAGGCCTCCGAGGCCGTGACGTTTCTCGCCACCTTGCAGGGCGCATAA
- a CDS encoding ParB/RepB/Spo0J family partition protein produces the protein MTKPHHTTPEHRSKVIGLQERRLDRTILRTYRTKVDIDEVVPNPNQPRLGPKEDEELQRQIEANEGLFEPLLVEPHPELPGKFRIIDGDRRWTNSRILVERGREQYRQIPVEVTDRTLSEEERLRVWIYIHRQRKEWDAKEKEMVAYRLVDLMGRASAANILGITVRELDKLVEVFELSEKFTKLRDPSAAITWARELMGVSKKLLVPSVIDAVVKKVNEKRITSSKDLRKLRVILPDPVARAHFLSDDGDLESAQLRLRAVEKKANDGLLTDLDSAVEAMKSVPWTTLQKMKGDASLLKKIEDAEELLKSLRKALTSP, from the coding sequence ATGACCAAACCACACCATACTACGCCCGAACATCGGTCGAAGGTTATAGGGCTCCAGGAACGTCGCCTCGACCGCACGATCCTGCGAACCTATCGCACGAAAGTTGATATCGACGAGGTCGTTCCTAACCCGAACCAGCCACGGTTAGGGCCGAAGGAAGATGAGGAGCTCCAACGCCAAATTGAAGCAAATGAGGGGCTGTTCGAGCCCCTCCTCGTCGAGCCTCATCCTGAGTTGCCAGGTAAATTCAGGATCATTGACGGCGATCGCCGATGGACGAACTCCCGCATTCTCGTTGAACGAGGGCGCGAGCAATATCGCCAGATTCCCGTCGAGGTGACAGACAGAACGCTCTCGGAGGAGGAGCGGCTCCGCGTATGGATTTATATTCATCGCCAACGCAAGGAATGGGACGCCAAGGAAAAGGAGATGGTTGCGTATCGCCTCGTCGATTTGATGGGGCGCGCAAGTGCGGCCAACATCCTCGGCATTACAGTTCGTGAGCTCGACAAACTCGTTGAGGTTTTCGAGCTTTCGGAGAAATTCACGAAATTGCGCGATCCGAGCGCCGCAATCACCTGGGCGCGCGAATTGATGGGCGTGAGCAAAAAGCTCTTGGTCCCCAGCGTTATCGACGCTGTCGTCAAAAAGGTGAATGAAAAACGCATAACGAGTTCGAAGGATTTGCGGAAGCTTCGAGTCATTCTTCCAGATCCGGTCGCCCGTGCTCACTTCCTAAGTGATGATGGCGATTTAGAGTCGGCGCAGCTACGTCTGCGTGCGGTCGAAAAGAAAGCCAACGACGGCCTTCTAACCGATTTGGATTCCGCAGTTGAAGCCATGAAAAGTGTACCTTGGACCACCCTCCAGAAAATGAAGGGCGATGCCAGCCTGCTTAAGAAAATTGAGGATGCCGAGGAATTGCTAAAATCTCTTCGGAAGGCCCTTACTTCCCCTTAA
- a CDS encoding DUF2130 domain-containing protein, with translation MIPQSPNTSLFREPSSPHLHVDGETCPWCEQEIPVEKLEEISGKIAAREREQTKAITAQLEQQYAFDKAQLEAKARADIDAERRQSAARETAAREETRKAVEIAAAEKLAAAEQSRQELQTALQKQVEESESARKAAEEAGIDLKAQLQQLRQENETALATAKADAKAREAEILAQAQRAAEATVAEKLAASESARFESEAALQARIALAEETKLAAEQKGVALQLQLDELHKAKEAEVARVREDAAAEASRIRQEATELAEASIRQKISDNEKALAEAQAKTAEAETKLSQLSEQHELALKERLDSLREVMEKAKDEAINVEKARAFDENQKLSNKVNELQRALEKKTNEELGEGAEIDLFEALKKEFPGDRIERIAKGAPGADIIHVVLHNGRECGTIIYDSKNHNAFRNDHVTKLLNDQLAAKAEHAILSTHKFPAGTRQLHVQDGVLLANPARVVSVVTLIRQHLLQTHTLRRSSTERESKTAALYAFITSERCTQLFGLVDAHTDELLEQQVKERKQHEAAWKKEGELIRSIQKVQAELSNEISGIIGTAADEEMTLEAAHL, from the coding sequence ATGATTCCGCAGTCCCCCAATACCTCGTTGTTCCGCGAGCCTTCGTCGCCGCATCTCCACGTAGACGGCGAGACGTGCCCCTGGTGCGAACAAGAAATTCCTGTCGAAAAGCTCGAGGAGATCAGCGGAAAGATCGCAGCGCGCGAGCGGGAACAGACGAAGGCAATCACCGCGCAACTTGAACAACAATATGCGTTTGACAAGGCTCAGCTTGAGGCAAAGGCCAGGGCGGACATTGATGCTGAACGTCGTCAGAGTGCTGCACGGGAGACGGCGGCGCGCGAGGAAACACGTAAAGCTGTTGAAATTGCTGCCGCAGAAAAACTCGCCGCGGCGGAGCAAAGCCGCCAAGAATTGCAAACCGCGCTGCAGAAGCAGGTCGAGGAATCAGAATCGGCCAGGAAGGCGGCCGAGGAGGCCGGAATTGATTTAAAGGCTCAGCTCCAGCAACTGCGCCAGGAAAATGAGACGGCTCTAGCGACGGCAAAGGCCGACGCCAAGGCGCGCGAGGCCGAGATTCTGGCTCAAGCGCAGCGGGCGGCGGAAGCTACGGTAGCCGAGAAGCTTGCAGCTAGCGAAAGCGCCCGGTTTGAATCAGAGGCCGCGTTGCAGGCGCGGATCGCTCTGGCCGAAGAGACAAAGCTCGCGGCGGAGCAGAAAGGAGTGGCGCTTCAGCTTCAACTTGACGAACTTCATAAGGCCAAAGAAGCTGAAGTGGCGCGAGTTAGAGAAGATGCCGCGGCCGAAGCCAGCCGCATCCGTCAAGAGGCGACCGAGCTCGCCGAAGCGTCCATCCGTCAGAAAATCTCTGACAACGAAAAGGCTCTTGCCGAGGCCCAGGCGAAGACCGCGGAGGCCGAAACCAAGCTTTCGCAACTCTCGGAGCAACATGAGCTCGCTCTTAAAGAGCGCCTCGATTCTCTAAGAGAGGTCATGGAAAAGGCCAAGGATGAGGCGATCAACGTCGAGAAAGCTAGGGCCTTTGATGAGAATCAGAAGCTGTCCAATAAAGTGAACGAACTGCAGCGCGCCCTTGAAAAAAAGACAAATGAAGAGCTCGGCGAAGGGGCCGAAATTGACTTGTTTGAGGCTCTCAAAAAGGAATTTCCGGGCGACCGGATCGAGCGCATAGCGAAGGGAGCCCCGGGCGCTGATATCATCCACGTTGTGTTGCACAACGGCAGGGAGTGCGGAACTATCATCTACGACTCAAAGAACCACAACGCCTTCCGCAACGACCACGTTACTAAGCTTCTCAACGACCAGCTGGCCGCAAAGGCTGAGCACGCAATTCTTTCCACACATAAGTTTCCGGCTGGAACGCGCCAGCTGCATGTCCAGGATGGTGTGTTGCTCGCCAATCCCGCTCGCGTTGTGTCGGTCGTCACCCTGATCCGTCAGCACTTGCTCCAGACCCATACTTTGCGCCGAAGCAGCACCGAACGAGAGAGCAAAACGGCGGCTCTTTATGCGTTCATTACGTCGGAACGCTGCACTCAACTCTTCGGCCTGGTCGACGCCCACACTGATGAGCTGCTGGAACAGCAGGTTAAGGAGAGGAAACAGCATGAGGCGGCCTGGAAAAAGGAAGGCGAGTTAATCCGCTCGATTCAAAAGGTGCAGGCCGAACTGTCCAACGAAATCAGCGGAATTATTGGCACCGCAGCAGATGAAGAAATGACCCTAGAAGCTGCACACCTATGA
- a CDS encoding DUF4238 domain-containing protein — protein sequence MALDHYVSQVHLRNFYSPVLGNKMHAIRKRDLLKFPCGSKDVCRIDDGSTNAYLTEERIIEEFLKGVEPRYNEAVSCLRRGEIDETTIYVIAGFAAYVATCSPAAMRVHSAPMRQVVEATSKILDAKGMFGPSPTGLGSRSFTELLESKAIQVNVDQKYPQAIGISNILKTASVFGNGLWDIIVNDHASHSPFFTSDFPVAVEHAEDPRVLNRIVPLTAELALRIIPQPETRGEVDLSFSKMRFRVVRPNHSEVCSLNQTIIRSAEELVFFRDDLPWIPDFVRKHARFRVQAHTEEIRTGDGYFVISSMQLREA from the coding sequence ATGGCCCTCGACCATTACGTTTCGCAGGTCCACCTACGCAACTTCTACTCTCCCGTGCTTGGCAACAAGATGCACGCTATCAGGAAACGTGATCTGCTCAAGTTTCCGTGCGGGTCAAAGGACGTTTGTCGCATCGATGATGGCAGCACAAACGCCTACCTGACCGAAGAACGCATCATTGAGGAGTTCTTGAAGGGCGTCGAGCCGAGATATAACGAGGCAGTTTCTTGTCTTCGGCGCGGCGAAATCGACGAGACAACGATCTATGTGATTGCGGGCTTTGCTGCCTACGTCGCGACATGCTCACCCGCAGCGATGCGCGTGCACTCAGCGCCTATGCGGCAAGTCGTGGAAGCGACCTCAAAAATACTGGACGCAAAAGGTATGTTCGGCCCTTCGCCTACTGGCTTGGGAAGCCGAAGCTTCACAGAGCTTCTTGAATCAAAGGCCATACAGGTCAATGTCGACCAGAAGTATCCGCAGGCCATTGGGATTTCCAACATTCTCAAAACTGCATCTGTTTTCGGCAATGGGCTTTGGGACATCATCGTCAATGATCACGCGAGCCATAGCCCGTTTTTCACCAGCGATTTCCCTGTTGCCGTCGAGCACGCAGAAGACCCGCGCGTCCTAAATCGCATCGTGCCACTCACAGCGGAGCTGGCCTTGCGGATCATCCCCCAGCCCGAGACGCGCGGAGAGGTGGACCTCAGTTTTTCCAAGATGCGCTTTCGCGTCGTCCGGCCTAATCATTCTGAGGTTTGCTCCCTTAACCAGACGATTATCCGCTCGGCGGAGGAGCTCGTGTTTTTCCGCGATGACCTCCCCTGGATTCCGGACTTCGTCCGAAAGCACGCTCGATTTCGAGTGCAGGCTCACACTGAGGAAATAAGGACTGGAGACGGCTATTTTGTAATTTCCTCCATGCAGCTACGGGAAGCATGA
- a CDS encoding tyrosine-type recombinase/integrase, with protein MSRHELKVMQENAINTLPMHASARVPALVRSAGERAQTRFWEFFVNNIRNAHTRRAYGRSIGEFLAWCEQRGLASIIDIDPLHIGAYVEALTRSHSAPTAKQRLAAIRMLFDWLVTGQIIPTNPAASVRGPKHVVKVGKTPVLDPEETRILLDSIDVTTTVGLRDRALIALMVYSFARVGAALAMKVEDVYVQNRRLWVRLHEKGGKRHEMPCHHNLESYLHAYIDGCYLAADPKAHLFRTIGRGTGELTLTPLPQANAYAMIRRRALAAGIATKVGNHSFRATGITAYLKNGGTLEKAASMANHASTRTTQLYDRRRDEMSLDEVERVVI; from the coding sequence ATGTCCCGGCATGAGCTCAAAGTCATGCAGGAAAATGCGATCAACACGCTTCCAATGCATGCCTCCGCGCGGGTTCCCGCGCTCGTCCGCTCTGCCGGCGAGCGCGCCCAGACCCGCTTTTGGGAATTCTTCGTCAACAACATCCGCAACGCGCACACGCGGCGTGCCTATGGCCGCTCGATTGGCGAATTCCTCGCCTGGTGCGAGCAGCGCGGCCTCGCCTCGATCATCGACATCGATCCGCTGCATATTGGCGCTTATGTCGAAGCGCTGACGCGAAGCCATAGCGCGCCAACCGCCAAACAGCGCCTTGCCGCCATTCGCATGCTGTTCGATTGGCTGGTGACCGGCCAGATCATCCCGACCAATCCGGCCGCCAGCGTGCGCGGCCCCAAGCATGTCGTGAAAGTCGGAAAGACGCCGGTGCTCGATCCGGAGGAGACGCGCATCTTGCTCGACAGCATCGACGTGACGACGACCGTCGGCTTGCGCGATCGCGCTCTCATCGCGCTGATGGTCTATTCCTTCGCGCGCGTCGGCGCAGCGCTCGCCATGAAAGTCGAAGATGTTTACGTACAGAACCGCCGCCTTTGGGTGCGACTGCATGAGAAGGGCGGCAAGCGACATGAAATGCCCTGTCATCATAATCTGGAGTCTTACTTGCACGCCTATATCGACGGCTGCTACCTCGCAGCCGATCCAAAGGCGCATTTGTTCCGTACGATCGGACGTGGCACAGGCGAGCTGACGTTGACTCCTCTGCCCCAGGCCAATGCTTATGCCATGATCCGGCGGCGCGCGTTGGCGGCGGGGATCGCCACCAAGGTCGGCAATCATAGCTTCCGCGCCACAGGGATCACCGCCTATCTCAAAAACGGGGGGACATTGGAGAAGGCCGCGAGCATGGCAAACCATGCCTCGACGCGCACGACGCAGCTCTATGACAGGCGGCGGGATGAAATGAGCCTCGACGAGGTCGAGAGAGTGGTGATTTGA